In Zerene cesonia ecotype Mississippi chromosome 17, Zerene_cesonia_1.1, whole genome shotgun sequence, a single genomic region encodes these proteins:
- the LOC119833405 gene encoding uncharacterized protein LOC119833405, whose product MNCLKLFGRSVIKLSSIPRHPYNLQSKRFRKPSPCDVCLFPPEKKPCFDLRNVSIEIGGNKHGKIIHSFLANQYWPREPSVVGLWMCHNSSYLDILSDKYAHSGDRFLAWEFIPRTGENKLIGVCVVNKVFPWAADELEEWAHYTASRPERNRMYFCAHCIRSPNLFKKYNVSYLYDVEVLGTAAEVSGQGVGTMLLQKVLNQAEELRHPLVQVVAVSQYTAKICEKCEMKMEWSMDYSEFIDDSGQRVFFPRSPHQKVSIYVKYYDPKIGGRQPCLPPF is encoded by the exons ATGAATTGCCTCAAGCTATTCGGTAGAAGCGTAATAAAACTATCGAGTATACCGCGCCATCCTTACAATCTGCAGTCCAAAAGATTCAGGAAACCGTCTCCATGCGATGTCTGTCTGTTCCCTCCAGAAAAGAAACCT TGCTTCGATCTGCGTAACGTCAGCATAGAAATTGGAGGTAACAAGCACGGCAAGATCATCCACTCGTTCCTGGCGAACCAGTACTGGCCCCGGGAGCCCAGCGTTGTCGGCCTCTGGATGTGCCACAACTCTTCGTATCTAGACATCCTCTCTGACAAGTATGCACATTCCG GCGATCGTTTCCTCGCTTGGGAATTTATTCCGAGAACAGGGGAAAACAAACTGATCGGTGTTTGCGTCGTCAACAAGGTGTTCCCCTGGGCAGCTGACGAGCTCGAGGAGTGGGCGCACTACACCGCCTCCAGGCCCGAACGGAATCGCATGTACTTCTGTGCCCATTGCATAAGGAGCCCTAACTTGTTTAAAAAGTACAACGTTAGCTATTTGTATGAT GTTGAAGTGCTTGGAACTGCTGCGGAAGTATCAGGCCAGGGTGTGGGAACCATGTTGCTTCAAAAGGTATTGAATCAAGCTGAAGAGCTCCGACATCCCCTTGTCCAGGTTGTAGCAGTCAGCCAATATAC TGCAAAAATATGCGAGAAGTGCGAAATGAAAATGGAATGGTCTATGGACTACTCGGAGTTCATAGATGACTCTGGTCAACGCGTATTTTTCCCGCGCAGTCCTCACCAAAAAGTTTCCATATATGTAAAGTACTACGACCCGAAAATTGGCGGGAGACAACCATGTCTGCCTCCGTTCTGA
- the LOC119833568 gene encoding uncharacterized protein LOC119833568, giving the protein MSIALNLIRLLSPRVQSPALCSCHVLNYRNYADKPKTPSSSKHLVTQNEEKIRVRRARPTDVPRVMRFVKEHARITWPNLTPDSSHNLILGDFVARTLAQGHSMLAEQQESKRTWGTIRGLALSTSVCPWDATLLEKSARCVRCVKSKQLMLFTAHCLRAPGLHDKYNVHTVMQVVLMIPPDSPKSAEIALMLAKNTLQRGRDTGFPLVRFDVTSESITKALSSLNLQKEWEFFYEVQPDAIKECVRETLKEDKSGVQSSEAKNHIVVYTAFPLRK; this is encoded by the exons ATGTCAATAGCATTAAATCTAATCAGACTGCTGTCTCCGAGGGTCCAGTCGCCGGCTTTATGCTCCTGCCATGTGTTGAACTATCGAAATTACGCCGATAAACCTAAAACACCTTCGTCTTCTAAACACCTG GTAACACAGAATGAAGAAAAGATCCGCGTACGCCGAGCACGGCCAACCGACGTGCCGCGCGTCATGCGTTTCGTCAAGGAACACGCTCGGATCACGTGGCCCAACCTTACACCTGACAGCTCCCATAATTTGATTCTGGGAGATTTCGTCGCAAGGACTCTTGCTCAAG GTCACTCCATGCTAGCCGAACAGCAAGAGTCCAAACGGACTTGGGGAACAATCCGCGGCCTCGCTCTCAGTACCTCAGTGTGTCCCTGGGACGCCACGCTCCTGGAGAAGTCGGCCCGGTGCGTGCGCTGCGTCAAGTCCAAACAGCTCATGCTGTTCACTGCGCATTGCTTACGAGCTCCAGGGTTGCATGATAAATACAATGTGCATACTGTTATGCAG GTAGTACTGATGATACCTCCAGATTCTCCAAAGTCTGCGGAAATTGCATTGATGCTAGCAAAAAATACACTGCAGAGAGGTCGGGACACTGGGTTCCCTCTGGTTCGGTTTGATGTTACCAGCGAATCAAT AACGAAAGCCCTGAGCAGCCTCAATCTCCAAAAAGAATGGGAATTTTTCTATGAAGTCCAACCCGATGCAATCAAGGAGTGTGTCAGGGAAACATTAAAAGAAGATAAAAGTGGAGTGCAGAGTTCTGAAGCGAAAAATCATATTGTTGTTTACACAGCTTTTcctttaagaaaataa
- the LOC119833565 gene encoding uncharacterized protein LOC119833565, with product MEIKILALSLLQLAVASPVLQDLMVADDTQAVGTYIRPARSAGPEDYHRSYENEGDGEIGYSRKKTGGGKKGYQHFDSYHKKAGDNYEFEKQDSYGLDDEGQAGAHSHQNERKADEYREPENDEEHEAEERPKKKSHEEIREGPNDHNIEVSGHDPADYTLPEKYTYGTGEEYNFK from the exons ATGGAGATAAAGATATTAGCGCTAAGTTTACTTCAGCTGGCGGTAGCGTCGCCGGTGTTGCAAGACCTCATGGTGGCAGATGATACGCAAGCTGTGGGCACCTACATTAGACCGGCTAGGTCTGCTGgg CCTGAAGATTACCACAGATCATACGAAAATGAAGGTGACGGTGAGATAGGTTACTCGCGAAAGAAGACCGGTGGCGGCAAGAAGGGCTATCAGCATTTCGACTCGTACCACAAAAAGGCTGGGGATAACTATGAGTTTGAGAAACAGGACTCCTATGGCCTGGACGACGAGGGACAGGCTGGTGCCCACAGCCATCAGAATGAGAGGAAAg CTGACGAGTATCGTGAACCAGAAAATGATGAAGAACATGAAGCAGAGGAAAGACCAAAGAAGAAGAGCCATGAGGAAATCAG AGAAGGACCCAATGATCACAATATAGAAGTTTCTGGGCATGATCCAGCTGATTATACTCTACCAGAAAAATATACGTATGGTACAGgagaagaatataattttaagtaa